In Geothermobacter hydrogeniphilus, a single window of DNA contains:
- a CDS encoding P-loop ATPase, Sll1717 family, with the protein MTRKLEALKKMEIGERVAEEESDHLERYFVETDQWHQMIDGKIDVVYGPKGSGKSALYTLLNKKDGELFDRGVLLASAENVRGATVFRTIVADPPPSELSFVYLWKIYSLSIIAKALREYKVTNEYSHSLIGALEKVGLLPAADSLSVLFRAVTRYFRGWLERDTKAIEYALTIDSTTGTPTFTRKTEFSEKSEEQNLGDIPVEELFEVANQALDKEDLNVWLLFDRLDVAFADSLELERNALRALFRAYNDIKAYDRVRLKIFVRDDIWQRITSGGFTEASHITKAVHIRWNEESLLNLVMLRLLSNEALVEYTGINPEEIKADYAKQEELFYRLAPRQVDTGKNPDTFNWILSRTTDSSGNSVPREVIHLLEITKEIQIKKLERGSDEPVDDQLFDRSSFKEALPTVSKVRFEQTLLAEYPNMRDFLVKLNGEKAEQTLGTLSGIWGTAEEKTRTIAQRLTEIGFFEARGSKDEPSYWVPFIYRSALNIVQGKADAP; encoded by the coding sequence ATGACACGAAAGTTAGAAGCACTGAAGAAAATGGAAATTGGCGAGCGTGTAGCTGAAGAGGAATCAGATCATTTAGAGCGCTATTTTGTCGAAACCGATCAGTGGCACCAGATGATCGATGGAAAAATAGACGTCGTATACGGACCAAAAGGTTCTGGGAAAAGTGCACTTTACACGCTTTTAAACAAAAAGGACGGAGAGCTATTTGATCGCGGTGTGCTTCTGGCGTCAGCAGAAAATGTGCGTGGTGCTACTGTATTCCGAACGATAGTCGCAGATCCTCCGCCATCCGAATTATCTTTTGTTTACCTCTGGAAAATATATAGCCTTAGCATCATTGCAAAAGCTCTTCGCGAGTATAAAGTAACAAATGAATACTCTCATTCTTTAATTGGCGCTCTCGAAAAGGTTGGCCTACTTCCTGCCGCTGATTCATTGTCGGTGCTATTTCGGGCTGTTACAAGATATTTTCGGGGCTGGTTAGAAAGAGATACCAAAGCAATTGAATATGCGTTGACGATAGACTCCACAACGGGAACTCCCACCTTTACAAGAAAAACCGAATTTTCCGAAAAATCTGAAGAACAAAATTTGGGAGATATTCCGGTAGAGGAATTATTTGAGGTTGCCAACCAAGCATTGGATAAAGAAGATCTAAACGTCTGGCTATTATTTGATCGACTTGATGTCGCATTTGCTGACTCATTAGAATTAGAAAGAAATGCACTTCGTGCTCTTTTTAGAGCCTATAACGACATAAAGGCATACGATAGGGTGAGGTTAAAGATATTCGTTCGTGACGATATCTGGCAGAGGATAACATCCGGTGGATTCACCGAAGCCAGTCACATTACAAAGGCCGTCCACATACGATGGAATGAGGAAAGTTTGCTGAACCTTGTAATGCTCAGATTATTGAGCAACGAGGCATTAGTTGAGTATACCGGCATCAATCCAGAAGAAATCAAGGCAGATTATGCAAAACAGGAAGAGTTGTTTTACCGTTTAGCGCCGCGTCAGGTAGATACGGGAAAGAACCCTGACACGTTCAACTGGATACTTTCACGAACAACAGATTCTTCAGGGAATAGTGTACCTCGTGAAGTTATCCATCTTCTTGAAATAACCAAAGAAATACAGATTAAAAAATTAGAAAGAGGTAGTGATGAACCTGTTGATGATCAGCTGTTTGACAGGTCGTCATTCAAAGAAGCACTGCCTACTGTTTCAAAGGTTCGTTTCGAGCAAACGCTATTGGCAGAATATCCAAATATGCGTGATTTTTTGGTCAAATTGAATGGGGAAAAGGCAGAACAGACGCTAGGCACGCTTTCAGGAATATGGGGAACGGCTGAAGAAAAAACTCGCACTATTGCGCAACGACTCACAGAGATTGGCTTCTTCGAAGCGAGGGGGTCAAAAGATGAACCATCATATTGGGTCCCCTTCATATACCGTAGTGCGTTAAACATTGTTCAAGGTAAAGCGGATGCGCCCTGA
- a CDS encoding response regulator, producing the protein MKRKKVLLVDDVRLFLEMAKSFLNRENLQLTVAANGREALKVMRAVRPDLVIMDLQMPEMDGAAACREIKTDPLLGNVPVVLAAGRGRADEEQRCRAAGCDALLHKPFRREDLLATARRFLAITDRATPRVETRLLVRYGPGETRRLHDYTLNLSVGGLFLETEQVLPVEAPLSLEFLVPGADQPVSCQGRVAWVNAAGSRIKPNLPAGLGVQFSDLSSGDQDQLREFIRRECGA; encoded by the coding sequence GTGAAACGAAAAAAGGTTCTGCTGGTCGATGATGTCAGGTTGTTCCTGGAGATGGCGAAAAGCTTTCTCAACCGGGAAAACCTGCAACTGACGGTTGCCGCCAACGGCCGGGAGGCCCTCAAGGTGATGCGCGCGGTGCGCCCGGACCTGGTGATCATGGACCTGCAGATGCCGGAGATGGATGGTGCCGCCGCCTGCCGGGAGATCAAGACCGACCCGCTGCTCGGCAATGTGCCGGTGGTGCTGGCGGCCGGGCGGGGCCGGGCCGACGAGGAACAGCGCTGCCGGGCGGCCGGTTGCGACGCCCTGCTGCACAAGCCGTTTCGGCGCGAGGATCTGCTGGCGACGGCGCGCCGTTTTCTGGCCATCACCGACCGGGCCACGCCGCGGGTCGAAACCCGGCTGCTGGTCCGCTACGGTCCGGGTGAGACCCGCCGGCTGCACGATTACACCCTCAACCTGAGTGTCGGCGGCCTGTTCCTGGAGACGGAACAGGTGCTGCCGGTCGAAGCGCCGCTCAGCCTGGAGTTCCTGGTGCCGGGAGCGGACCAGCCGGTGTCCTGCCAGGGCCGGGTGGCCTGGGTCAACGCCGCCGGCAGCCGCATCAAGCCGAACCTGCCGGCCGGGCTGGGGGTGCAGTTTTCAGATCTGAGCAGCGGAGATCAGGATCAGCTGCGTGAGTTCATCCGCCGTGAGTGCGGGGCGTGA